A single Lactuca sativa cultivar Salinas chromosome 8, Lsat_Salinas_v11, whole genome shotgun sequence DNA region contains:
- the LOC111914263 gene encoding auxin-induced protein 6B, which translates to MSGCSKIRHIVQLRQMLRRWRKKAAMASRKCIPSDVPAGHVAVCVGSNCRRFVVRATYLNHPVFKKLLSQAEEEFGFSHSGPLAIPCDEYLFEEIIRFLSRSDSSANRFVNLEEFQRHCHVGIRSNIDFWPESRPLLR; encoded by the coding sequence ATGTCAGGTTGCAGCAAAATCCGCCACATTGTTCAGCTCCGACAAATGCTAAGAAGGTGGAGGAAGAAAGCGGCAATGGCATCCCGTAAATGCATACCTTCTGACGTCCCCGCCGGCCACGTCGCCGTCTGCGTTGGCTCTAACTGCCGGAGATTCGTCGTCCGAGCAACTTACCTTAATCACCCGGTTTTCAAGAAGCTTTTATCCCAAGCAGAAGAGGAATTCGGGTTTTCTCACTCCGGTCCACTCGCGATCCCTTGTGATGAGTATTTATTTGAAGAAATAATCCGGTTCTTGTCCCGGTCCGATTCATCAGCAAACCGGTTCGTTaatcttgaagagtttcaaagaCACTGCCACGTTGGCATCCGAAGCAACATTGACTTCTGGCCGGAATCTCGACCACTCCTCCGATAA